The Fimbriimonadales bacterium genome has a window encoding:
- a CDS encoding LemA family protein yields MGVEIWLVFVAILVVIFAIWGYNSLARIRNIVRNAWADIDVQLKRRADLIPALVETTKGYSGYEREVLERVTEIRSRAERGELGPLERAKQEEELGQRVHSLLAVVENYPELKASAQYMRLQQELSYTENKIADARRYYNAAVRDHNIMLQSFPLGLLAKLFGYKPQEYFETESDEREAPIAKTT; encoded by the coding sequence ATGGGAGTTGAAATTTGGCTTGTTTTTGTAGCAATCCTCGTTGTCATTTTCGCCATCTGGGGATATAACTCTCTCGCCAGAATTCGCAACATCGTGCGAAATGCATGGGCGGATATAGACGTACAATTGAAACGACGCGCCGATTTAATTCCTGCATTGGTAGAAACCACGAAAGGATATTCGGGATACGAGCGCGAGGTCCTCGAGCGCGTAACGGAAATTCGCAGCAGAGCAGAACGTGGCGAATTAGGACCCTTAGAAAGAGCGAAACAAGAAGAAGAACTCGGACAGCGAGTTCATTCGTTGCTTGCGGTCGTGGAAAACTATCCGGAATTGAAAGCGAGCGCACAATATATGCGTTTGCAACAAGAACTCAGCTACACCGAGAACAAAATCGCGGATGCGCGGCGGTACTATAATGCCGCTGTTCGAGACCATAACATCATGCTTCAAAGTTTTCCTTTAGGATTACTCGCAAAGCTTTTCGGGTATAAGCCTCAAGAATATTTCGAAACCGAAAGCGACGAGCGAGAAGCCCCGATTGCCAAGACGACATGA